The Theileria parva strain Muguga chromosome 1, complete sequence, whole genome shotgun sequence DNA window tgttaattattttttcctaAATAAGTAGTTACTGCAGCAATATTGGAGGAAATTTTCCTCTCCATTTgctaacccgatcaactttcgtatttatttttttaaaccccaatttattaattaaattttgtaaaattggataaatagtgtaataatgtgtaggacGACCAGGTGGAGTTGTATGTGGGAGGTGTGAATCGTATGTATGAATCTTTGTTAAATAGCGACTGCGTCATTTGTCCCGGGTTCGAACCCAACCCACTCATCACACAAGACAAATTCCTCACAATACTCGAAAAAATCTCCAACTTCCTCTTTACCCATACTAACCACACTTTCAACACTATCCACACTTCTAACACTATgaatactattaatactattaacactatGAATACTATTAATCTGAACACTATGTACAAGAATAGAGGGGAAATGGAGGAGATGATGTTGAGTGAGCTGTTGGTGTATGGATATGAGGAGTATTTGGACTGTATGGTATGTTTAAAGAGTGTGGAGAATCAACTCCTATACGACCCGGACTATAAAgtaaaaaagttaaaaatattaaataaaataaaaaaatgcTTTCAATCGACAATTATACAAAAGGTCACAAACAAACAACTTCACACATTGTGTACAGGGGACACTAATTCCACAGTGTTGATATTATTGTTTGATGAATTAATAGTTGAGGAATCGTTTGATAAAGTTTTACGCCTGTCAAAGCTTTTACACAAAGTTAATCAGCCAAACTTCAATCTAGTCAATCTCATTAATCAGTTGGATCAACAGTTGGATGTGAATAAATTGGATgtaaaattggaaaatgatgaaaataatgaaaatgatgaaaaattaggagaaattgatgaaaaattgggggtaaaaaaaataaatgtcaaagttgatcgggttacggaaaataaaatttccTCGCCTAGCATTTCTGCTGCTACTACCATAGACACCTTCATCAACAtcaatactaatactaataatagtgttaacactgataatagtgtaaatagtgttaataataccaataatactaataatacaattaatagtgttaataatacagtggatagtgtgaatagtgtggatagtgtgaatagtgtGGATAGTGTGGATAGTGTGGAgaataatgtaatattGTTATGGATGTTTAAGAGAGAGTTTGAGTGTGTGGAGCTGGTGAAGGAATATCCTTCGTTGGTAATTTACAAGGATAACCAAATCACTAATGTCATACCAATCTATCACTACACATTACCACACATATtcatttatcataattatgttaattagGTATTCTGGAAATAAATGtcaaagttgatcgggttacgataaataaattttctcaccCAGTCATTTTTGCTGCTTCAATAACacatttggtaaaaaataattaacaaatgtaaaataaataccaaaagGGTTGCAAAAAGATAAATAATGGGGATGCGTAAATAATTAGAGTATGAGGGAGCTGAGTAATAAAGTAACCCGGACATGTAGTAAATTCCAAAATTCCTAAAATCCCCAAATccaaaaatattaaaaataatattgaaaaattaaaaaatatgaatgtGTTGTGAGATTGTGAAATTTGGTGTAGATGTGTTGGAATGATGGAATTTGGTGTTGGTACCACACAGGCATAGTAGTGCTAAAGGATTAGTTTTAGAAATTCAAGTTGTACCAGGGTCCGAAACttcaattaatattttcaggCAAATGTGCGCTTCAGTCAACAGAAATAAACCCGTAAGTCACACCACAACCTATCCTATcccttacacatttttactttCCTCTTTTCTAACAAGAGCGCCAGTTATCTAATCACCAAATGCATGtgtaattattaactaattcTAACCAAATTCCCCAATATATACACAAATTcttacatttatttattaattcaatttattatattatatattatattatattaattatattatattatatattatattatatattatattatatattatattaactatgttatattattgattgtggatgaaaatgtgtagaggGTGGGATCGAGGAATTCGTCGAGGAGGTCGAGTATTTCGAGTACTCGTTCGGTGAGATCGACTCGTGGTGAGGAGTTGGGGAAATTACTAAACGAACGTACGAGACACTCCCAAATCGCAGCCTTCAATAAAGATAATCCACCCAAACACATGAATCTACGGGAGAATATGAACCTTCAAATGAATCTACCCAAGGAAATTAATGTACCCAAACAAATGAATCTACCCAAAGAATTGAATGTACGAGAAAATGTACGTGAGAATGTGCAGAGAACGCCGAGGGGATTGAAGGAGCCTATGAGGAAACCTGTTGACAAGCCTCTTGGCGCACAAAAAACCGTTAAGAAACTAAAGAAACCGTCACTATTCTCGAGATTACTCAACAAGGTCAAATCACTCATCCACTAACCACCCAATAATCTTATCTTTTTGCAACCTATtgtcatttattttacaatttgttaattattttttggtaaatgtgtagttacTGCAGCAGAATTGGAGATTATTTTCCTCGGTAAATCGtagcccgatcaactttggcatttatttttttaaaccaattttttacaattaaattttgtaaaattgttgataaaattgttgataaaATAGTGTTGAATAGTTATATGAGAGTGAGTTCTGTGAGAAGTTTGGAGATGCAGTGAGCGGCGGTGAGTGAGTGTGGTGAGATTTTAATAACGTCGTCGACGTTTTCGGTGGTACCTTTGGAGTGCTTATGGGAAGTAGTTCCGATATGCACAATCAGTGGCCGTTTAAAGTCAAACTTGGATATAAAACACTTTAAACTCTCGTAACGTCCCAGCGTAGATAAACCAACACTATAACCATCCACAGGCTTCACACTATCCCAATCATTCTTCAACATCTacatttatcataattgtgaaaaataattagaaatttagtgattttaaaaataaagttaaaagttgatcgggttagcgaaaataaattttccaCTCCCGCAATTTCTGCTGCTgtaactacacatttaccaaaaaataattaacaaatgtaaaataaatgacaaaaaggttgcaaaatgataaataatggggATGCGTAAGTAGATAACTAAGTTAGTGGGAGTAAACTGGGACTAAACTGTGTGAGCGGTAGCAAGCCCCGTAAAGTACCTGTAGTAGtatgttattattagtgGATTTGACTTTGCGATTAGTGACGAGAGATTGAATGAGAACCTCAAATAACTCAAGAGTCCTCGGAACCGAAAACGCAGGATTCACATCTATCAACTCATTATCCACCGTTCTTATATACACCTTCAAACACAACTCCTAACAATATTCTCCTTATATACTTATACCATACTGTTACTTATATTATACTGTTAACTACATAAATAGTGTGAGTATTTGATAGCAGCAAGAATGGGAGAAAATTTTCCTCTCTAATTCGTAACCCGATCAATTTTGGcaattatttccaaaatcacgttttttacaataattttttgataaaattgaataaatagtaaaaaagGGGTAGAATGTGTGATTGGGGATTACCTTGTTGAGAATGGAATCTTGGAGTATTAGCAGGGACTGATGTAAAATGTCTAGTCTGGActcctaaaataataatttatacataaaaattacccTCGTATTACGTAAATCACTATCCTCCAATACCACGTATATCCTCATAATTTCATCTACATTACAAATattctattaatttaatttaattctattaatttaataatttattgatttgagaattttaatattttaaatttataattttaatttggtaattttaagtttgaGAAATTTGGGGAGATGAGTAATGTAGTGGAGTTGCTGGTGGTATTATTGGACGAGATAAGACCAGTGAAAACAGTGCCAACTGAGGACTGGAAgagaataattaacaacGTCAAATCTGACCTTAAAAACACGAAAAACTTCATCTACGCCTCACCCGATCCACTCCTCGAAGCTTTTTCAACCTTTCTCAACTCCTATCTCTCCAACAGTATTTTACCCCTCATTCCTACTCAGTTTTAGTTCTCACTACTCAGATTTACTTCTTATTCTCAGATTACAcagttaatatataatagaTAAATACTATGGAATATTTGGATAGAATGTGATAGCTACTGATTTTGGGGAGTCGGGGTATTTTCTAACCGgctatatattaatatattattaactggGTTGCATATTGATTTTAGAGTATGGATTACCAGGGTCAAATCTCTACAACGCTCTCACACGTATTATCCCAtacttttacacataattatgtagttaattattatttgatcaaaattattgaaaaataattgtaaaaatcctattttaaaaataatgtcGAAAATTGATCGGGTTAGCAATTGGAGAGGAAATTTTCCTCCAATTCTGCTGCTCCCAAATgtttatactatttacataatGAACTTTAGTTGGAAGAGTCGTCAAGGAGAATGGATACTTCAATCAAAACTCTGAAACACATTCCTCACTCGATAACACTGTAACAACCGATAACACTGTAACAACTGATAACACTGTAACAACTGAAAATACGGTAAATACCGAGAATACGGTAAATACCGTAAATACGGTAAATAAGGAAAATAGTGTAACGGTGGTAAATGTTGTAAATAAGGAGAAcggtgtaaaaaatgtggaTTTGGATGGAGGGAGGAAAAATACGTTTGTGAATACCATTAAAAGACTATTCAATAAACAAGGTAATTATACTACTTTGCTGCTTATCTGCTGCttactaattaaataactaactgaataataattagaaGTGGATGAGAGAAGGTATTATAGAGATCCTTACAAGCTGAGGTCTGGCTCTTCCAAAGGTGGATCACAACTCATCCCCACCACAAGTGGGGATAATCACACAGAACAAACTGACATCGTCAACACTATTGATGGAGTTGGTGTGGATGTGATTACTCCGTCACGGCAGGTGATTCCTGCTAATACCACTATTGCTCCTAATACTACTATTGCTGCTGATACTACTATTGCTGCTAGTACTATAGATATCGAGGAAAATATTACCCATTCTGCTGCTTCCATTACTAacactaatactatagtaaataCTGAGGATAGTACGGAAATTGCTGCTCCAGTAGAGACTACTACACCTATTGCTACTGCTAATACTGTAGAAATTGCTGCTACAACTGCTGCTCCTACAACTACTACAGCTACAACTACAACTACAGCAATGACACCTAACACCGTAACGCAAAACATATACATCCCGTTGAATAACATAATATTGGAGATGAggaatataaatttgtatgtGGTGGCGTTGGAGATGATCCGTGCGAGTGTGCGGAATGTGAATTCGCAGCGTGACGTGTATAACTACAGGGCTGTGGACCCCAGTGTCTTTGGCACTACGAGTGGCATTGACTACTCAATCCAAGTCATCACGTCCAACGTCAAGCAGCAACACCATATCAACTTCGGCGACGTACTGAGACTAAAGAGAGTCGACGCCTTTGTAGTCATGGATAAACTCGGCAAGAAACATGTCAACATCATCATGTCACTCAAAAACTTCCCCACCATGAGACTATGGCACGCGGGTTTTTACGAAACGGTGCTTGGTCACACGGCACATAACAATTCTAATACTACCACTACTACCAATGGAGTGAATGGAGTGAGTGAGGAAAATACTACCGATTCTGCTGCAGTAAATACTGTGGATACTGTAGAAGATGTGATGGGTACCGCTGGtacaagcaccgtaacggaggTAATAAACGTCTATGGTGGGATAAAAGTGAACATAACAAACGAGGACGTGAGGATAATAGAATTTCTAAAGAGTTGGTCAAGTAAATTGAACCCGTGCCAGCTCCTGAGTTCGGAGTACTTAAGAAAGTTAACCGATGCCTCGGAAAACCCGTACgattttatagttaaagTTTTAAGAGTTTGGACCGCAGAATTTACGCTACTGGTGAGTGACAGCAGCAGCAAGGCAATTGTGAGTAATTTCGACCCGATCCTAGTGTCTAACCTGTTCAACAGCAGTAACCCCTTACAACGAGGCGACTGGGTCAAACTCAGATCATTCGTCAGAGTCTTCAATGATAATAACAGAATGATCACACTTAGCACCACCAAATACTCTTGCGTCACAAGAATACCCAACCAACACACCAACGTCATCGGAGACGATGATAAGTATCTTATTCAGTTATTTTAACAGTTGTATATCCCCACTATTTATCATTTGCAACCTATTTggtaattatttaattttgttaattattttttggtaaataagtggttgAAGCAGCAGATTAGATAGTTATTTTCCTCTCCATTTgctaacccgatcaacttttgcaattatttccaaaattattaaatttctaattattttaataaattagatttctatatttaaaagtttaatgataattttctatagttatttaaaagttaaatgaTAATGTTCAGTATGTTGGTGCGTGAGCGTCGTGTGAATTTGGATGTGTGGAGTAGGACGTCGTGTTTGAATAATAGTTTTCCGAAGCGATTTAAGCGTTCGCCGACGTTTATACAAAAGTTGCTAAGCACTCAGCCGACAGTCTCATTTCAAAAAGCCTCACCAAACAGAATCGTACCAGAACGCGAAGAAGGAGAAATCTCACAATAACACACAATATCACTAACTTTACCACTAACTATTAgtaattatcaattttattagttttactTTGTAGTAAAGAGAATTTTAGCCCATTTGGTAAAGCATTGAGTAAAGTATTGAGTAAACAATTGAGTAAAGAATTTAATGAGAATTGGTATGgaaatgtataatttaagGGATTGGTTGAGATttaaaagaatttaaatgttaaacattttaatatgtaATCATACCAatacatatttacatagtATTACCACAGTATTAGCATGTTaggtgtctgggtttagggttttaggtCTTGTTATTCTTAAGTATATTCTAGGTATTAGGTATAGTACTGtagatatattatatatacatatgtatatacatagtatataatatatactgTTGTATAGTTATTgggtgtctgggtttaggGTCTTAGGTCTGGGTATTCTCAggtataatactatactattaactatactatagtattactatagtattctTAGGTATATAATGTTATAGGCATAGTTAGTAGCTGTAGGATATTACTGTAGTAGCATGGGTATTgggtgtctgggtttaagGTCTTAGGTCTGGgtatgtgtatataattaaggtGTAGCAAGTAGTATAACTAGCatattatagtagtaaAGAGAGTATTCTTGggtattatgtatatattactggtattatatagttgagagtatagtattaggtATAAAGTGTATATAcgtataatatatatagtatataatatacagtatagtattataggtatatagtattcttagctatatagttaagtagctccctctaggggtatatagttaatttagctccctctaggggtattatagttaaggtatatagtattctTAGGTATATACtgtagtatattatgtagTATTAGGGCTTAGGTCTGGGTATTCTGGGTATAGACCCAGGTATCTTAAGCACATATTTAAGGTACTATTTACTtcttaatactattttatactgttataaaacactgtaaatagtgttagaCCATATTCTATATACAGTGCTTTAGCTAGTTAAGATACCAAAACCCCGATCTCTCGAACCTTTAAACACACTTTTAAACACTTTAAATAACTCTAAAACACCCTTAAAATGCTTTAAATCACCCTTAAACACTCTTAAAATAGCTTAAAACAGTTTAAAACACCCTTAAACACTCttaaaacacattaaaagtgtttaaaataCGCTTAAAACAGTTAATTCAGCGGTACTATACCTAGTAAAtatagtgtataatatatagtttaGTACATTAAGTTAATGATTAAATGGATTATGACCATATCTCCTTCCTTCTCCTCCATATCCCCCGTATCCTCCTCCATATCCCCCGTATCCTCTGTCAACTCTGTAATCTCTGTCAACAGGTCTATACCCTCTATCATACCCCCTATCAACTCTGTAATCTCTATTGTAATCTCTGTAATCTCTATCATAATCTCTGTAACCTCTATCATATGTTCTATCAACTCTGTAACTTCTGTCAACAGTTCTATAATGTTTGGAGGATGAACTGCTGCTACTGCTGCTGCTATAACTACTCTCACTACTACTGCTCGTACTACTCTTACTGCTATAACTACTCGTACTATAACTACTGTCAGAATCGCTATAGGAACTTTCTGTGGTGGAGTAGCGTTTGAAGGTGGAATCAGACTTAGTCTCAAGCTTGTTAAAGTTCTCGTCTGTCTTTCGATTATTGTGGAAGCTGTGGGTGTAGTAATCATTTCCCACACTCACCTCCGGAAACGCATTAAATCCATCCATGCCACCGTAACCCCCGTATCCACCATATCCTCCATAGGAATTACCGTAACCACCATATGAAGTGTGATGGGACGGAAAAGATTGATTTTGAGAGTGTAGAGAATTACCGTAGAGTCCGATATTGGGCTTTGTGACCTTTAACTTGTTACTAAATAACCTACTCAATATCCCCTTACCGCCCGTAGTCCCAACCGTATACGCACTACTTATTCCAATATTTCCACTTCCTATACCATTTCCTATACTATTTCCTATACTATTTCCTATAGTACGGACATTTCCAATACTTGGTACACTATGTGGATTGGGTAAACTATGTGGATTGGGTACCCCGGATAAAGCGGGTACGGGGGGAACGGAATGATTTTTATCGAGAACGAAAACGGGTTTGTGTAGTACATTAGTTTCAACGATTCCG harbors:
- the NEP1 gene encoding EMG1/NEP1 methyltransferase family protein, translating into MRIYVVLEDSDLRNTRESRLDILHQSLLILQDSILNKELCLKVYIRTVDNELIDVNPAFSVPRTLELFEVLIQSLVTNRKVKSTNNNILLQMLKNDWDSVKPVDGYSVGLSTLGRYESLKCFISKFDFKRPLIVHIGTTSHKHSKGTTENVDDVIKISPHSLTAAHCISKLLTELTLI
- the EPN2 gene encoding ENTH domain protein, which translates into the protein MIRNKLEAFGSSNQQVRLMTSGELDKCLREALFSDSVGCSDSILYDISQATYHEVFFQKIMKSTWKCISSSPRRVKRIQKALNLLNYLIINGSDRCIYDVMNNLHILSSVGKLKFSPANRALGHLVSDKAAQIAALVLDNRTLQDKRRYSASIRDRFISLSSTNGIVETNVLHKPVFVLDKNHSVPPVPALSGVPNPHSLPNPHSVPSIGNVRTIGNSIGNSIGNGIGSGNIGISSAYTVGTTGGKGILSRLFSNKLKVTKPNIGLYGNSLHSQNQSFPSHHTSYGGYGNSYGGYGGYGGYGGMDGFNAFPEVSVGNDYYTHSFHNNRKTDENFNKLETKSDSTFKRYSTTESSYSDSDSSYSTSSYSSKSSTSSSSESSYSSSSSSSSSSKHYRTVDRSYRVDRTYDRGYRDYDRDYRDYNRDYRVDRGYDRGYRPVDRDYRVDRGYGGYGGGYGGYGGEGRRYGHNPFNH